One segment of Mycobacterium spongiae DNA contains the following:
- a CDS encoding FAD-dependent monooxygenase, with protein MDGSDRILIVGAGPVGLTAAAELGRRGVAVRVVDAASGLSTTSKAIGIHARTLELLERLDISARLVDVGVEIGGFRFHDRGEVIADLSFAGLATHYPFALSLGQDATERVLLDRVHADGGGVEWGVRLAALRDRGDRVEVELAHPDGRREQTTVSWVLGCDGAHSSVRQQLGVGFDGEPFPQWFLVADLHMDTALDANRINLFLSDAGATAVLPLPEPGLFRLATPLDTDALRPHDVSLIDLAAIEALWSARVGSRAHFSDPRWIAPFQFQSRLAGAYRKGRVLLAGDAAHVHSPVGGQGMNAGMHDAFNLVWKLDAVRRGAPEALLDSYDAERRPVAAHMLAQTRRNAVLVSSKSRMLRAARKRMLKLVTRVRPIRLRVLEALTMLSVSYPRTALPGPTAAISPHARLGGEPSAGQRAPDAPLQCGDSTMRLHDLLRSPRHVLLCFDGGARDQTDHRELLHASIDVVVIRRASSPGTSGEGQQQLCVWDRGGVAHRVYRAHRPTSVLVRPDGVIAWRGRPSRREQLRAVTASTLPTALG; from the coding sequence ATGGACGGCAGCGACCGAATCTTGATCGTCGGTGCGGGTCCGGTCGGCTTGACGGCGGCCGCGGAGCTGGGGCGACGTGGTGTCGCAGTGCGCGTGGTCGATGCGGCGTCAGGTCTGTCAACGACGTCCAAAGCCATCGGCATTCATGCCCGGACGCTGGAGTTGCTCGAGCGCCTCGATATCAGCGCCCGCCTGGTTGATGTGGGTGTTGAGATCGGTGGCTTTCGCTTTCATGACCGCGGAGAGGTGATCGCTGACCTATCGTTCGCGGGTCTGGCGACGCACTACCCGTTCGCGTTGTCGTTGGGTCAGGACGCTACCGAGCGGGTGCTGCTCGACCGCGTGCACGCTGACGGTGGCGGGGTGGAGTGGGGTGTGCGGCTAGCGGCGCTTCGTGACCGGGGCGACCGCGTCGAGGTCGAACTTGCCCACCCCGACGGCCGACGCGAGCAAACGACGGTGTCGTGGGTCTTAGGCTGCGACGGTGCGCACTCGAGCGTGCGCCAACAGCTGGGCGTTGGGTTCGACGGTGAGCCGTTCCCGCAGTGGTTTCTGGTCGCAGACCTGCACATGGACACGGCCCTCGACGCCAACCGGATAAACCTGTTCCTGTCGGACGCCGGTGCCACCGCGGTCCTCCCGCTGCCCGAACCCGGGCTGTTTCGGTTGGCCACGCCCCTAGACACGGATGCGCTTCGTCCCCACGATGTTTCGCTGATCGATCTCGCCGCGATCGAGGCGCTGTGGAGCGCCCGCGTCGGGAGCCGGGCGCACTTCTCCGACCCGCGGTGGATCGCGCCGTTTCAGTTCCAGAGCCGTCTTGCCGGCGCATACCGGAAAGGCCGCGTGCTGCTGGCCGGCGACGCTGCGCACGTGCACTCTCCCGTCGGCGGGCAGGGCATGAATGCCGGTATGCACGACGCGTTCAACCTGGTGTGGAAACTTGATGCCGTCCGCCGAGGCGCACCTGAGGCGCTGCTCGACAGCTACGACGCAGAGCGTCGGCCGGTCGCGGCCCACATGCTTGCCCAGACCCGCCGCAACGCCGTGTTGGTCTCCTCCAAGTCCAGGATGCTGCGCGCGGCGCGAAAACGGATGCTGAAGCTGGTGACCCGCGTCCGGCCTATTCGGCTCAGGGTGCTCGAAGCCCTGACGATGCTGTCGGTGTCCTATCCGCGCACCGCCCTGCCGGGACCCACGGCTGCGATATCGCCGCACGCGCGCCTCGGTGGCGAACCCAGTGCTGGCCAGCGTGCCCCCGATGCACCGCTGCAATGTGGCGACTCGACGATGCGATTGCACGACCTCCTGCGCTCGCCCCGGCACGTCCTACTGTGCTTCGACGGTGGCGCGCGCGATCAGACCGACCATCGCGAACTCCTCCACGCCAGCATCGACGTCGTCGTGATCCGCCGGGCATCCAGCCCGGGAACGTCCGGCGAGGGTCAGCAGCAGCTCTGCGTATGGGATCGTGGTGGTGTGGCCCACCGCGTATACCGTGCGCACCGGCCGACCTCGGTGTTGGTACGGCCCGACGGTGTGATCGCCTGGCGTGGTCGGCCGTCTCGTCGCGAACAACTGCGCGCCGTCACGGCCTCGACGCTGCCGACCGCCCTGGGCTGA
- a CDS encoding LLM class F420-dependent oxidoreductase: protein MASVGDDRHIARRFWQTATVEFRVVVEPELGASYADQLAVAQAAEKLGFSAFFRSDHYLPIKGDGLPGPTDSWVTLAAIARETTTIRLGTMVTSATFRYPGPLAISTAQVDEMSGGRVELGIGAGWLEAEHRAYGIPFPPLGERFDRLTEQLEVVTGLWGTPIGTTFNYRGAYYELTDSPALPKPAQRPRPPIIIGGLGARRTPALAARFANEFNLPGLTPPGAAGPQLQRVAEAVAASGRRAESMVYSAVFALCIGRNDGEIARRADAMGRLGIEVPAGSALAGTPAEVVDRCGQWSDLGVRRIYAWLLDISDIAQLELLATAVLPQLS from the coding sequence ATGGCGAGTGTGGGCGACGACCGCCACATCGCCCGGAGGTTCTGGCAGACTGCCACTGTGGAGTTTCGCGTCGTGGTGGAACCCGAGCTGGGAGCGTCCTACGCCGACCAGCTTGCTGTCGCGCAAGCCGCAGAGAAGCTGGGATTCTCAGCGTTCTTCCGCTCTGATCACTACCTGCCCATCAAGGGCGACGGACTGCCCGGACCCACCGATTCCTGGGTGACGCTTGCCGCCATCGCCCGCGAGACGACAACAATCCGACTCGGCACCATGGTCACGTCGGCGACATTCAGGTATCCGGGTCCCTTGGCCATCTCCACCGCCCAAGTCGACGAGATGAGTGGTGGCCGTGTCGAACTCGGCATCGGAGCAGGCTGGTTGGAGGCCGAACATCGGGCATACGGGATCCCGTTCCCGCCACTAGGTGAGCGATTCGACCGGCTCACCGAGCAGCTCGAGGTCGTCACCGGCCTGTGGGGCACCCCAATCGGTACCACGTTCAACTATCGGGGCGCCTACTACGAGCTCACAGACAGCCCCGCGTTGCCCAAGCCGGCTCAGCGCCCGCGCCCGCCGATCATCATCGGAGGTCTTGGGGCCAGGCGCACACCCGCGCTGGCGGCGCGGTTTGCCAACGAGTTCAACCTTCCGGGACTCACGCCACCCGGTGCGGCCGGTCCACAGCTGCAGAGAGTGGCCGAGGCGGTCGCCGCCTCGGGACGGCGCGCCGAGTCGATGGTCTATTCGGCGGTGTTCGCGCTGTGCATCGGCCGCAATGACGGCGAGATCGCTCGTCGCGCCGACGCAATGGGCCGCCTGGGCATCGAAGTGCCCGCCGGGAGCGCCCTGGCGGGCACCCCGGCGGAGGTCGTCGACCGTTGCGGACAGTGGTCAGACCTCGGCGTGCGACGCATCTATGCGTGGCTGCTGGACATTTCCGACATCGCGCAGCTAGAGCTGCTCGCCACCGCTGTCCTGCCCCAGCTGAGCTGA
- a CDS encoding aldo/keto reductase, producing MKYLDAEGIGKVSRIGLGTWQFGSREWGYGDRYAFGAARDIVHRARALGVTLFDTAELYGFGKSERILGDALGNERAEVAVASKIFPVAPFPAVIKHRERASARRLQLDRIPLYQVHQPNPVVPDSVIMPGMRDLLDSGAIGAAGVSNYSLTRWRKADTALGRPVISNQVHFSLAHPGALEDLVPFAERENRIVIAYSPLAQGLLGGKYGLHNRPGGVRALNPLFGTENLRRIEPLLQTLRTVAADVDAKPAQVALAWLISLPGVVAIPGASSVEQLEFNVAATDIELSTQARDALTAAARAFRPVSAGRVLTDTLRSRVRPNGGP from the coding sequence ATGAAGTACCTGGACGCCGAGGGAATCGGCAAAGTCAGTCGAATCGGTCTCGGCACTTGGCAGTTCGGCTCGCGTGAGTGGGGCTACGGGGACCGGTACGCCTTTGGGGCGGCCCGCGATATCGTGCACCGCGCCCGCGCCCTGGGAGTCACCTTGTTCGACACCGCCGAGCTCTACGGGTTCGGCAAGAGCGAGCGGATCCTGGGCGACGCGCTCGGCAACGAACGCGCCGAGGTCGCCGTGGCCAGCAAAATCTTCCCCGTTGCGCCGTTTCCTGCAGTGATCAAACACCGCGAACGCGCCAGTGCGCGGCGGTTGCAGCTCGACCGCATCCCGCTGTACCAGGTTCACCAGCCCAACCCGGTAGTCCCCGATTCGGTGATCATGCCGGGAATGCGCGACTTGCTCGACAGCGGCGCCATCGGCGCGGCCGGCGTTTCGAACTATTCACTCACCCGATGGCGAAAGGCCGACACAGCTCTCGGACGTCCGGTAATCAGCAACCAGGTTCATTTCTCGCTCGCTCATCCAGGTGCGCTCGAGGATCTGGTGCCGTTCGCCGAGCGCGAGAACCGTATCGTGATCGCCTACAGCCCGCTGGCGCAGGGACTGCTAGGTGGCAAGTACGGACTCCACAACCGTCCTGGCGGCGTTCGCGCGCTCAACCCGTTATTCGGCACCGAGAACCTGCGCCGGATCGAACCCCTGCTGCAGACATTGCGCACAGTCGCCGCCGATGTCGACGCCAAACCCGCACAGGTGGCGCTCGCTTGGCTGATCAGCCTGCCGGGTGTGGTCGCCATCCCCGGTGCTTCCAGCGTTGAACAGCTGGAGTTCAACGTCGCGGCCACCGACATCGAGCTGAGCACGCAAGCCCGCGACGCCCTGACCGCGGCGGCCCGCGCCTTCCGGCCGGTGTCGGCGGGGCGCGTCCTTACCGACACGCTCCGATCCCGGGTGCGCCCGAACGGCGGGCCGTAA
- a CDS encoding TetR/AcrR family transcriptional regulator, with translation MSPRPRSVSDDEILDVTRSMIRTHGPSVSTDAIGAQLGVSGQAILKRFGSRDRLLTDALRPPSPPPVFAVLINGPDDRPFADQLSEFATAAAEFFARLSQDYVALRWSTVSIGDLLAPPDGSPPAPVLGIRTLAAWLGRCTQRGLIRDVDHEAVALGLLGSLQVHALLSHVLDRPPTHHDHAAYIAVIVDTYTRALAADHSR, from the coding sequence ATGTCACCGCGTCCGCGCAGCGTCTCCGATGACGAGATCCTCGACGTGACCCGATCGATGATCCGCACGCACGGTCCATCGGTGTCCACCGATGCGATCGGTGCACAGCTCGGGGTCTCCGGTCAGGCCATCCTCAAACGATTCGGCAGCCGCGATCGGCTGCTCACCGACGCGCTACGCCCACCGTCACCACCGCCGGTGTTCGCCGTATTGATCAACGGACCCGACGACCGCCCCTTCGCCGATCAGCTTTCCGAATTCGCCACCGCCGCAGCGGAGTTCTTCGCCCGCCTATCCCAGGATTACGTCGCGCTGCGCTGGAGCACGGTCTCGATCGGTGACCTGCTCGCACCACCCGACGGGTCACCGCCGGCCCCGGTTCTCGGAATCCGGACTCTGGCAGCGTGGCTTGGCCGTTGCACCCAGCGCGGACTGATCCGCGACGTTGACCACGAAGCGGTGGCGCTCGGCTTGCTTGGCTCGCTGCAGGTTCATGCGCTTCTATCACATGTGCTCGACCGCCCGCCCACCCACCACGACCACGCCGCCTACATCGCCGTCATCGTCGACACCTACACGCGTGCGCTGGCCGCCGACCACAGCCGATAA
- a CDS encoding glycoside hydrolase family 6 protein, which yields MSSAASAVARWISPFLAVATVFAIGLSADPVQNGPAPAVRLADAANPLAGQPFYVDPISSAMNAAHSADPPNPQLDAVANTPQAYWIDQAFPAGSVAGTVSRYAGAAQAAGAMPVLTLYGIPHRDCGSFASGGFGSAASYRQWIDSVASGLGSLPAAVIVEPDAVAMADCLSPDQRQERFGLLRYAVDTLARDPAAAVYLDGGHSRWLSAGELAARLNEIGLDHARGFSVNTANFFTTDEEIGYGEAVSGLTNGAHYVVDTSRNGAGPAPDSALSWCNPSGRALGTPPTTATGGAHADAYLWIKRPGESDGSCGRGDPGAGMFVNQYAIDLARNAGL from the coding sequence ATGTCCTCAGCTGCTAGCGCGGTCGCGCGGTGGATCTCTCCTTTTCTGGCGGTTGCGACCGTCTTCGCCATCGGTTTGTCAGCCGACCCGGTGCAGAACGGTCCCGCCCCGGCGGTGCGCCTGGCCGACGCGGCCAACCCGTTAGCCGGCCAACCGTTCTATGTCGACCCCATCTCCTCGGCCATGAATGCGGCGCATAGCGCCGATCCGCCGAATCCTCAGCTGGACGCCGTCGCCAATACGCCACAGGCGTACTGGATTGACCAGGCATTTCCCGCTGGTTCTGTCGCCGGCACCGTGTCGAGGTACGCGGGCGCGGCACAGGCCGCCGGCGCCATGCCGGTGCTGACGCTGTACGGCATCCCACATCGCGACTGCGGCAGCTTCGCATCGGGCGGGTTCGGGTCGGCGGCGAGCTACCGGCAATGGATCGACAGCGTCGCATCCGGCTTGGGTTCCTTGCCGGCGGCGGTCATCGTCGAGCCCGACGCGGTCGCCATGGCCGACTGCCTGTCGCCCGATCAGCGGCAAGAACGCTTCGGCCTGTTGCGCTACGCCGTGGATACCCTCGCCCGCGATCCGGCGGCGGCCGTCTACCTCGACGGCGGCCACTCGCGCTGGTTGAGCGCCGGTGAACTCGCCGCCCGCCTCAACGAGATCGGTCTGGACCACGCGAGGGGTTTCAGCGTCAACACGGCGAACTTTTTTACCACCGATGAGGAAATCGGCTACGGCGAGGCCGTTTCGGGGCTCACCAACGGCGCCCACTACGTCGTCGACACGTCGCGCAACGGTGCCGGACCAGCGCCCGACAGCGCGCTCAGCTGGTGTAACCCCAGCGGCCGAGCGCTGGGCACGCCGCCCACCACGGCTACCGGCGGCGCGCATGCCGACGCCTACCTGTGGATCAAGCGTCCCGGGGAATCCGACGGTTCCTGCGGCCGCGGGGACCCGGGCGCGGGCATGTTCGTGAACCAATACGCCATTGACCTGGCCCGCAACGCGGGCCTCTAG
- a CDS encoding MBL fold metallo-hydrolase yields MKVHHLNCGTMNVPGVGLICHVLLLETDDGLALVDTGYGARDCLDPARLGPVRHFLRPALLPTETAQYQIEQLGYRASDVRHIVLTHCDFDHIGGIADFPDADIHVTAAEARGAIHAPSIRERVRYRRTQWAHGPKLVEHGPGGESWRGFVAAKPLDAIGDGVVLVPMPGHTRGHAAVAVDAGHRWVLHCGDAFDHLGTLDRRHRVPFFVQAQQDLLSFNRKQMYDNQARIVELHQRRDPDLLIVCAHDRTLYGLARDTA; encoded by the coding sequence CACCACCTCAACTGCGGCACGATGAACGTGCCCGGTGTCGGCTTGATCTGCCACGTGTTGCTGCTGGAGACCGACGACGGGCTGGCCTTGGTCGACACCGGTTACGGCGCCCGGGACTGCCTCGATCCCGCTCGGCTAGGACCGGTCCGCCACTTCCTCCGGCCGGCATTGCTGCCCACCGAAACTGCGCAATACCAAATCGAACAGCTGGGGTACCGCGCGTCCGATGTGCGCCACATCGTGCTGACGCATTGTGATTTCGACCATATCGGCGGGATCGCCGACTTCCCCGACGCGGACATCCATGTCACTGCCGCCGAAGCCCGCGGCGCCATCCACGCTCCCTCGATCCGCGAGCGCGTTCGCTATCGCCGTACCCAATGGGCACACGGTCCCAAGCTGGTGGAGCACGGTCCCGGTGGGGAATCGTGGCGTGGATTCGTCGCTGCCAAACCCCTCGACGCCATCGGCGACGGCGTGGTGTTGGTGCCGATGCCCGGTCACACCCGTGGGCACGCCGCGGTCGCCGTTGACGCCGGTCACCGCTGGGTCTTGCACTGCGGTGACGCCTTCGATCATCTCGGCACCCTGGACAGGCGCCACCGAGTGCCCTTCTTCGTCCAGGCTCAGCAAGATCTGCTGTCGTTCAACCGCAAACAAATGTACGACAACCAGGCGCGAATCGTTGAGCTTCACCAGCGTCGGGACCCAGACCTGCTGATCGTCTGCGCCCACGATCGCACCCTCTACGGGCTTGCGCGCGATACGGCCTAG
- the htpG gene encoding molecular chaperone HtpG, giving the protein MNTHVEQLEFQAEARQLLDLMVHSVYSNKDAFLRELISNASDALDKLRIEALRNKDLDADTVDTSDLHIEIEVDKGTRTLTVRDNGIGMTRAEVVDLIGTLAKSGTAELRQKLREAKNAAASEELIGQFGIGFYSSFMVADKIELLTRKAGESEATKWESSGEGTYTIESVEGAPQGTSVTLHLKPEDAEDELHDYTTEWTIRNLVKKYSDFIAWPIRMEVERRTPAPEEGGDEVVTIETETLNSMKALWAKARDEVTDEEYKEFYKHIAHAWDDPLEIIAMKAEGTFEYQALLFIPSHAPFDLFNQDAKTGVQLYVKRVFIMGDCDQLMPEYLRFVKGVVDAQDMSLNVSREILQQDRQINAIRRRLTKKVLSTIKDLQSERPDDYQKFWTQFGRVLKEGLMSDLDNQGSLLEIASFASTHSDDEPTTLADYVERMKDGQSDIFYATGETRQQLLKSPHLEAFKTKGYEVLLLTDPVDEVWTGMVTEFDGKPLKSVAKGEVDLDSDEEKSDAEREEQQKEFADLLTWLAETLSDHVKEVRLSTRLTESPACLITDALGMTPALARIYQASGQNVPVGKRILELNPSHPLITALRQAQQDNPDDEDKARLNESAELLYGTALLAEGGALEDPARFAELVADRLARTV; this is encoded by the coding sequence ATGAACACCCATGTCGAGCAGCTGGAGTTTCAGGCTGAGGCTCGTCAACTGCTGGATCTGATGGTCCACTCGGTTTACTCGAACAAGGACGCATTTCTGCGCGAGTTGATCTCGAACGCCTCGGATGCGCTGGACAAGCTTCGGATCGAAGCGCTGCGGAACAAGGATCTCGATGCCGACACCGTGGACACGTCGGATCTGCATATCGAGATCGAGGTGGACAAGGGCACGCGGACGTTGACCGTTCGTGACAATGGCATCGGGATGACGCGCGCGGAGGTCGTCGACCTCATCGGCACCCTGGCAAAATCGGGCACCGCCGAACTGCGGCAGAAGTTGCGGGAGGCGAAGAATGCAGCGGCCTCCGAGGAGCTGATCGGTCAGTTCGGCATCGGCTTCTATTCGTCGTTCATGGTCGCCGACAAGATCGAGCTCCTGACCCGCAAGGCCGGCGAGAGCGAAGCCACCAAGTGGGAGTCCAGCGGTGAGGGCACCTACACCATTGAGTCCGTTGAGGGGGCTCCGCAGGGAACGTCGGTCACCCTGCATCTCAAGCCCGAGGACGCCGAGGACGAGCTGCACGACTACACCACGGAATGGACGATTCGCAATCTCGTCAAGAAGTATTCCGACTTCATCGCGTGGCCTATTCGCATGGAGGTTGAGCGGCGCACTCCGGCTCCCGAAGAGGGTGGCGACGAGGTCGTCACTATCGAGACGGAGACCCTCAACTCGATGAAGGCCTTGTGGGCGAAGGCTAGAGATGAGGTCACCGACGAGGAGTACAAGGAGTTCTACAAGCACATCGCGCACGCTTGGGACGACCCACTCGAGATCATCGCGATGAAGGCCGAGGGCACCTTTGAATACCAGGCGCTGCTCTTTATCCCGTCGCATGCGCCTTTCGACCTGTTCAACCAGGATGCCAAGACTGGGGTTCAGCTGTATGTCAAGCGCGTCTTCATCATGGGCGACTGCGACCAGCTCATGCCCGAGTACCTGCGTTTCGTCAAAGGGGTCGTCGACGCCCAGGACATGTCGCTCAACGTCTCTCGCGAAATCCTGCAGCAGGATCGGCAAATCAACGCAATCCGTCGCCGGCTGACCAAGAAGGTGCTTTCCACGATCAAAGATCTGCAGTCCGAGCGGCCCGACGATTACCAGAAGTTCTGGACCCAATTCGGCCGGGTCCTCAAGGAAGGCCTGATGTCGGACCTCGACAACCAGGGCAGCCTGCTGGAGATTGCCTCGTTCGCCTCGACGCATAGCGACGACGAACCAACCACCCTGGCCGACTACGTCGAGCGCATGAAAGACGGCCAGAGCGACATCTTCTACGCCACCGGCGAGACGCGCCAGCAACTGCTGAAGTCGCCGCACCTCGAAGCGTTCAAGACCAAAGGCTATGAAGTATTGCTGCTCACCGACCCGGTCGACGAGGTCTGGACCGGCATGGTGACCGAGTTCGACGGCAAGCCGTTGAAATCGGTCGCCAAGGGCGAGGTGGACCTCGACTCCGACGAGGAGAAAAGCGATGCCGAGCGCGAGGAGCAGCAGAAAGAATTCGCCGACCTGCTGACCTGGTTGGCGGAGACGCTGAGCGACCATGTCAAGGAAGTGCGGTTGTCCACCCGGCTTACCGAGTCGCCGGCTTGCCTGATCACCGACGCCTTAGGGATGACCCCGGCGCTCGCGCGCATCTACCAGGCTTCGGGACAGAACGTGCCGGTCGGCAAACGGATCCTCGAACTCAATCCGAGCCATCCGCTCATCACTGCCCTGCGCCAAGCGCAGCAGGACAACCCGGATGATGAGGACAAGGCCCGGCTGAATGAGTCCGCAGAATTGCTCTACGGCACGGCCCTTCTTGCCGAAGGCGGTGCACTCGAGGATCCCGCGCGCTTCGCCGAGCTGGTCGCCGACCGCCTCGCGCGCACGGTGTAG